A genomic window from Aurantimicrobium photophilum includes:
- a CDS encoding MalY/PatB family protein codes for MSTPFTSFTLDQLKARTSAKWKHYGPDVLPLWVAEMDATIAPSVVEAVNAAMTSGDTGYAVGDAYGEAFVEYSKRHWNLDLDPAYTIPVIDVIRGLGSVIEHATEAGAPIVITPPVYYPFAMIVAGTGRTLVNAPMTAAGRFDPETLDKAFAEAAAMGKGGMVLISNPHNPTGVVHTREELTILATLANKHGIRILSDEIHAPLTMPGFEFISILDIPEAADAIVVTSASKSYNLAGLKGALIVTNKESSEFVRKMKAEYLEAPSHLGTIAHVAALRGGDEWIAAVNKDIDRNRHLVTELVNTFLPGAKYTPVEATYLAWVDCRALGLGDDPGQAFLEKGKVAFSSGHVFGEGGEGHIRVNMATSPEILTEAFRRASLAL; via the coding sequence ATGAGTACTCCCTTCACCAGCTTCACTCTCGACCAGCTCAAAGCCCGCACCAGCGCCAAATGGAAGCACTACGGACCTGACGTGTTGCCGCTGTGGGTGGCAGAGATGGATGCCACTATCGCGCCCTCTGTTGTCGAGGCAGTGAATGCAGCAATGACATCTGGTGACACCGGCTATGCCGTGGGAGACGCCTATGGTGAAGCGTTTGTTGAGTACTCGAAGCGACACTGGAACCTCGACCTCGACCCTGCCTACACAATCCCCGTCATCGATGTGATTCGTGGACTGGGCTCGGTCATTGAGCACGCCACCGAGGCCGGTGCCCCGATTGTGATTACTCCTCCGGTGTATTACCCCTTCGCCATGATTGTGGCCGGCACGGGTAGGACTCTGGTCAATGCTCCGATGACAGCAGCTGGACGTTTTGATCCAGAAACACTCGACAAGGCTTTCGCAGAAGCTGCCGCGATGGGTAAGGGTGGGATGGTCTTGATCAGCAACCCCCACAACCCCACTGGCGTGGTGCACACGCGTGAAGAGCTCACCATCTTGGCCACGCTCGCCAACAAGCACGGCATCCGCATTCTCTCCGATGAAATCCACGCCCCACTGACGATGCCCGGCTTCGAGTTCATCTCGATCCTGGACATCCCCGAGGCAGCGGATGCCATCGTGGTGACCAGTGCCTCCAAGTCCTACAACCTTGCTGGTCTCAAGGGTGCACTCATTGTGACTAACAAGGAGTCTTCAGAATTTGTGCGCAAGATGAAGGCAGAATATCTCGAAGCCCCAAGCCACCTGGGCACTATTGCCCACGTTGCAGCGCTGCGTGGTGGGGATGAGTGGATTGCTGCCGTGAACAAGGACATCGACCGCAACCGTCACCTCGTGACCGAATTGGTGAACACTTTCCTGCCCGGTGCGAAATACACCCCGGTTGAAGCCACTTATTTGGCGTGGGTGGACTGCCGAGCTCTGGGGCTCGGAGATGACCCGGGACAGGCCTTCCTCGAAAAGGGCAAGGTTGCCTTCTCAAGCGGTCATGTCTTCGGTGAAGGTGGCGAAGGCCACATTCGAGTGAACATGGCAACCAGCCCCGAGATTCTGACGGAAGCATTCCGCCGGGCTTCTCTCGCTCTTTAG
- the pdxH gene encoding pyridoxamine 5'-phosphate oxidase, translated as MESLSRHTDYGNVPFDESIALPDPLAQFAQWLKQAEDEDVFEPNAMVASTIDPDGAVSSRTVLLKGLDDTGLEFVTNYTSRKGKALLHNPSISLLFPWYGLKRQVIVYGEAKPTVAEVSDLYWNRRPKGAQLASAASDQSAPIASREELDKQLAALEEKFPGDTVVPRPEHWGGFRVIPHAFEFWQGRSMRFHDRVRYELVDSHWQITRLQP; from the coding sequence ATGGAATCTCTTTCTCGTCACACCGACTACGGCAATGTGCCCTTCGACGAATCGATTGCGCTGCCTGATCCTCTGGCTCAGTTTGCGCAGTGGCTGAAGCAAGCTGAAGACGAGGACGTCTTTGAGCCCAACGCCATGGTGGCCAGCACCATCGATCCCGATGGTGCAGTGAGTTCCCGCACAGTCCTGCTCAAGGGTTTGGACGACACGGGCCTCGAGTTCGTCACCAACTACACCTCCCGCAAGGGCAAGGCTCTGCTGCACAACCCCAGCATCTCGCTGCTGTTCCCCTGGTATGGACTCAAGCGCCAGGTGATTGTCTATGGCGAAGCTAAGCCCACCGTGGCAGAGGTGAGTGACCTCTACTGGAACCGTCGCCCCAAGGGTGCTCAGCTCGCCTCGGCAGCAAGTGACCAGTCAGCGCCTATTGCCTCACGTGAGGAATTGGACAAGCAACTGGCAGCACTGGAAGAGAAGTTCCCCGGCGACACCGTGGTGCCCAGACCCGAGCACTGGGGTGGCTTCCGTGTGATCCCTCACGCCTTCGAATTCTGGCAGGGTCGCTCGATGCGTTTCCACGACCGCGTGCGTTACGAACTTGTGGATAGTCACTGGCAGATAACTCGTCTCCAGCCCTAG
- a CDS encoding SDR family oxidoreductase has protein sequence MSTRRVVITGASSGIGQATARLFAQHGWSVVGVARRADRLAALAAETGISTFVADVTKQEDVDSLRDFLADSGPVHALVNNAGGAFGASSVEDSDPEDWKRMFDVNVIGVQRVTSALLPLLRKAAADGHADIMTVTSTAGFVPYEGGGGYNAAKFAAHGVVGVLRLELAGEPIRVLEIAPGMVKTDEFAFNRLGGDTAKVDALYADVKNPLVAEDVAEAIVHAIELPSHVNMDMITIRPVAQAAQHKLIRGELKPKA, from the coding sequence ATGAGCACTCGTCGCGTAGTTATCACCGGAGCAAGCTCCGGTATTGGTCAGGCCACTGCACGTCTTTTCGCCCAGCATGGCTGGAGCGTGGTGGGTGTTGCCCGCCGTGCTGATCGTCTTGCTGCCTTGGCAGCAGAGACCGGCATCAGCACCTTCGTTGCTGATGTGACCAAGCAAGAAGACGTGGATTCTCTGCGTGACTTTCTCGCCGATTCAGGCCCTGTTCACGCTCTGGTGAACAACGCCGGTGGCGCCTTCGGCGCCTCCTCGGTTGAAGACAGCGACCCTGAGGACTGGAAGCGCATGTTTGACGTCAATGTCATTGGTGTTCAGCGCGTGACCAGTGCGCTGCTTCCCTTGCTCCGCAAGGCAGCAGCAGACGGCCACGCCGACATCATGACCGTGACCTCCACGGCAGGATTCGTTCCTTATGAAGGCGGCGGCGGATATAACGCGGCCAAGTTTGCCGCTCACGGTGTCGTGGGTGTGCTGCGCTTAGAGCTTGCCGGTGAACCCATCCGTGTTCTGGAGATTGCTCCCGGCATGGTCAAGACTGATGAGTTCGCGTTCAACCGTTTAGGTGGTGACACAGCCAAGGTCGACGCACTCTATGCAGATGTGAAGAACCCTTTGGTGGCTGAAGATGTTGCCGAAGCGATTGTGCACGCCATTGAACTTCCTAGCCACGTCAACATGGACATGATCACGATTCGCCCGGTTGCCCAGGCTGCTCAACACAAGCTCATCCGCGGCGAACTCAAGCCGAAGGCATAG
- a CDS encoding phosphate ABC transporter ATP-binding protein has protein sequence MTTSEAKKPSMAGSFVDSMKDGLGAVKGVFTRERDSSSSSGSRLSELKPEPATLQANNISAWFGTHQVLDRVSLEMPAGVITSLIGPSGCGKSTFLRILNRMHELVPSAQLAGEVLIDGQDIYDPELRLTQARREIGMVFQKPNPFPAMSIYDNVVAGLALTGIKVSNDERDELVETSLIRAGLWKEVRDRLRSPGGGLSGGQQQRLCIARSLAVMPRVLLMDEPCSALDPTSTRVIEETMLELVNDVTIVIVTHNMQQAQRVSQQCAFFLASQGTPGAIVEYGDTEAMFDSPIDPRTYDYVNGRFG, from the coding sequence ATGACTACTTCTGAAGCTAAGAAGCCCTCTATGGCGGGATCTTTTGTTGACTCTATGAAGGATGGCCTCGGGGCTGTTAAAGGAGTTTTCACACGAGAGCGCGACAGTAGCTCTAGTTCTGGTTCGCGTCTCAGTGAGCTCAAGCCTGAACCTGCCACTCTGCAAGCCAATAACATCTCCGCTTGGTTTGGAACCCACCAAGTATTGGACCGAGTATCACTCGAAATGCCTGCCGGCGTCATTACGTCACTCATTGGTCCTTCTGGTTGCGGTAAGTCAACTTTCCTTCGAATTCTCAACCGCATGCATGAGTTAGTTCCCTCTGCTCAGCTCGCCGGAGAAGTATTGATTGATGGTCAGGACATTTACGATCCAGAACTTCGGCTAACACAAGCACGTCGCGAAATCGGCATGGTGTTCCAAAAGCCAAACCCTTTCCCTGCCATGTCCATTTATGACAACGTGGTTGCCGGTTTAGCTCTGACAGGAATCAAAGTCAGCAATGACGAACGTGATGAGCTGGTTGAAACCAGCTTGATTCGTGCTGGTTTGTGGAAAGAAGTTCGTGACCGTCTTCGCTCTCCAGGTGGCGGGCTTTCCGGTGGTCAGCAGCAGCGACTTTGTATTGCGCGCTCACTTGCGGTGATGCCTCGAGTGCTCCTGATGGATGAGCCCTGTTCAGCCCTTGACCCCACTTCGACTCGTGTTATTGAAGAAACCATGTTGGAACTTGTCAATGACGTGACCATTGTGATTGTGACCCACAACATGCAACAAGCTCAGCGAGTTTCTCAGCAGTGTGCATTCTTCTTGGCGTCGCAGGGCACCCCGGGAGCAATTGTTGAGTATGGGGACACTGAGGCAATGTTCGACAGTCCTATTGACCCTCGAACATATGACTACGTCAACGGTCGCTTCGGATAA
- a CDS encoding sortase: MSSFVDWFDRRANDVMVWISYRRKQKMARAEEKNNRPQLPKPPRGWKPGNPFVSEQELEAARAIRAAVDAQSADSKADSGAPGSSRREVKESAPQAPLTLAERVTGIFQFKKKDPQAPPPMPRRLPAMVREPRHFTSRELLTRNVLIAVTVIIFGFFGNLFFLSHLQHEVSQQQLSNQFRQELALATAPVSEGDKDLILLPNGAPVAVLTIPDLGVNEVVVEGTDSASLKKGPGHRRDTVLPGQAGVSVIMARAAAYGGPFGNIQSLQPGTRISLITGQGYHVYSVIGVRYAGDPGPAEPAEGVGRLILETARGGPYTPDGVLRVDAQLVSTSKTAPGQAETILAQVTTAKSSSTPAVSGTATSMPNSTSAALPTAGPTAAPTPTTIASAQPTTSATPSPTGAPATDTRNPAIALASVKALDPGPRYTGTNTLALNERELATDTTMLWALIFALQLLIVVEIAAIWAYRRVGLEKTWIVFIPIFLLTGLLVSDQLVRLLPNLL, translated from the coding sequence GTGAGTTCTTTTGTGGATTGGTTTGATCGCCGCGCCAACGACGTCATGGTGTGGATTTCGTACCGCCGGAAACAGAAAATGGCTCGGGCTGAGGAAAAGAACAATAGACCGCAACTCCCCAAACCTCCCCGAGGCTGGAAGCCAGGGAATCCGTTTGTTTCGGAGCAGGAACTTGAGGCAGCTCGAGCAATTCGTGCAGCTGTTGATGCTCAGAGTGCTGACTCGAAAGCAGACAGTGGTGCCCCAGGTTCGTCTCGCCGTGAGGTTAAAGAATCTGCACCTCAAGCCCCGCTCACACTCGCTGAGCGCGTAACAGGAATCTTTCAGTTCAAGAAAAAAGATCCACAGGCGCCTCCACCAATGCCTCGCAGGCTGCCCGCGATGGTTCGAGAGCCGCGGCACTTCACAAGCCGAGAGTTATTGACACGCAACGTGTTGATTGCGGTAACCGTAATCATTTTTGGCTTTTTTGGCAATTTGTTCTTTTTGAGTCATTTGCAACACGAAGTCTCTCAGCAACAACTTTCTAACCAGTTCCGTCAAGAACTCGCACTCGCAACAGCTCCTGTAAGCGAAGGTGATAAAGATTTGATCCTTCTACCCAATGGTGCGCCTGTTGCTGTGTTGACCATTCCTGACTTGGGAGTCAATGAGGTGGTTGTTGAAGGAACCGACTCTGCATCCCTCAAAAAAGGTCCAGGCCACCGTCGCGACACAGTTCTCCCCGGTCAAGCAGGTGTGAGTGTCATCATGGCGCGAGCAGCAGCTTATGGAGGTCCTTTTGGGAACATTCAAAGCTTGCAGCCAGGGACCCGTATTTCTCTCATTACCGGACAGGGATATCACGTGTATTCGGTTATCGGAGTTCGTTATGCAGGTGACCCTGGACCAGCTGAACCGGCAGAAGGAGTGGGACGCCTAATCTTGGAAACCGCTCGTGGTGGTCCGTATACACCGGATGGTGTCTTGAGGGTTGATGCACAATTGGTTTCTACTTCCAAGACGGCACCGGGCCAGGCCGAGACCATTTTGGCTCAAGTCACTACTGCTAAGAGTTCGTCCACCCCTGCCGTTTCTGGGACAGCAACTTCAATGCCGAATTCCACTTCAGCAGCATTGCCTACAGCAGGCCCAACAGCTGCACCTACTCCAACGACAATCGCCAGTGCTCAGCCAACCACCTCTGCAACACCTTCACCAACAGGTGCTCCTGCTACAGACACTCGGAATCCTGCAATTGCATTGGCATCTGTCAAAGCTTTGGATCCAGGACCCAGATACACAGGGACAAACACACTTGCACTGAATGAGCGTGAACTGGCAACCGACACCACCATGTTGTGGGCACTCATTTTCGCCCTGCAACTCCTCATCGTGGTTGAAATTGCAGCTATCTGGGCTTACCGAAGAGTAGGTCTGGAAAAAACCTGGATTGTGTTTATTCCCATATTCCTGTTGACCGGGCTGCTTGTTTCTGACCAACTCGTTCGATTACTTCCCAATCTTCTTTAA
- a CDS encoding WxL protein peptidoglycan domain-containing protein codes for MRLFTLSLLRPRRPLLLAFAALVAFSVLASSVVSDSVSARAEDTAGIAGAPSDGGKIDQTRSRFSYQVEPGQVIQDEYLVSNSGSTAAEVSVYATDAYNLDNGDYALLESNLTPVDVGTWVTFADGSDRMELSLAPGESRSLPFTVNVPADASPGDHAGGMIISSLTESDQVKLDRRIATRLYLRVKGDVTALMTVSSISADYQPSINPFAGTMNITFTITNSGNVSLGANAVALVKGLFGIPLSGTVRVDIPEMLPGTSRSMTVPVEGVGQWIFLNPSISIIGTIDDDAINPGPLPEAERDVPLFVAPWALLIILALAGGIYFFIRWRRKRDHERAQAWLEFMDSEEKRRASAESVEAS; via the coding sequence ATGCGTTTGTTCACCTTGAGCCTTCTTCGACCTCGTCGGCCGCTTTTACTAGCATTTGCAGCACTTGTGGCATTCTCTGTCCTCGCTAGCTCTGTTGTTTCGGACTCTGTTTCTGCCCGAGCTGAAGACACGGCGGGTATTGCTGGAGCACCATCTGATGGAGGGAAAATTGATCAAACTCGTTCACGTTTTTCCTACCAAGTTGAGCCCGGCCAAGTCATCCAAGATGAATATTTAGTCTCGAACTCTGGTTCTACGGCCGCTGAGGTTTCTGTATACGCAACAGATGCCTACAACCTCGACAACGGCGATTACGCTCTATTGGAGTCGAATCTCACGCCGGTCGACGTTGGTACCTGGGTCACATTTGCTGACGGATCTGATCGCATGGAGCTGAGCTTGGCCCCAGGTGAATCTCGTTCGCTTCCCTTCACAGTGAACGTTCCCGCGGATGCAAGCCCTGGTGATCACGCAGGAGGGATGATTATTTCTTCGTTGACGGAATCGGATCAGGTCAAGCTTGATCGTCGCATCGCCACGAGGTTGTATTTGCGTGTCAAAGGCGATGTGACGGCCCTGATGACGGTGAGTTCCATCTCTGCTGACTATCAGCCCTCAATTAATCCATTTGCGGGAACAATGAATATCACCTTCACAATTACCAACAGTGGAAACGTGTCTTTGGGTGCCAATGCCGTGGCACTCGTCAAAGGTTTGTTTGGTATCCCTCTTTCGGGCACAGTCCGTGTTGATATTCCAGAAATGCTTCCAGGAACCTCCCGCAGCATGACCGTTCCAGTGGAAGGAGTGGGCCAATGGATATTCTTGAACCCCTCCATCAGCATCATTGGAACAATCGACGATGATGCAATCAACCCAGGCCCTCTCCCTGAAGCTGAACGTGATGTTCCGCTGTTCGTGGCGCCCTGGGCATTGCTGATTATTCTTGCCCTTGCTGGCGGAATCTACTTCTTTATTCGCTGGCGTCGAAAGCGTGACCACGAACGTGCACAGGCATGGCTTGAATTCATGGATTCTGAAGAGAAGCGCCGCGCCTCCGCAGAAAGCGTCGAGGCGTCATGA